Proteins encoded in a region of the Desulfosoma sp. genome:
- the rpsQ gene encoding 30S ribosomal protein S17 has translation MEERTTNKKTRIGTVVSDRMDKTVVVRVERLVKHPKYGKYVRRRNKFKAHDEENQCRLGDRVLIQESRPLSKTKHWVVVKIVERAAL, from the coding sequence ATGGAAGAACGCACAACCAACAAGAAAACCCGCATCGGCACCGTGGTCAGTGACCGTATGGACAAGACGGTCGTCGTCCGTGTGGAGCGGCTGGTCAAGCACCCCAAGTACGGCAAGTATGTGCGACGCCGTAACAAGTTCAAAGCCCACGACGAAGAAAACCAGTGCCGTCTGGGGGATCGTGTGTTGATTCAAGAAAGCCGACCTCTAAGCAAGACGAAACATTGGGTGGTCGTAAAGATTGTGGAGCGAGCCGCTCTCTAG